A portion of the Suricata suricatta isolate VVHF042 chromosome 11, meerkat_22Aug2017_6uvM2_HiC, whole genome shotgun sequence genome contains these proteins:
- the GANAB gene encoding neutral alpha-glucosidase AB isoform X2 yields the protein MATVAAVAARRRRSWTGLVLTCLAVCLGVTLAVDRSNFKTCEESSFCKRQRSIRPGLSPYRALLDSLQLGPDALTVHLLNEVTKVLLVLELQGLQKNMTRIRIDELEPRRPRYRVPDVLVADPPTARLSVSGRDENSVELTVAEGPYKIILTARPFRLDLLEDRSLLLSVNARGLLDFEHQRAPKVPFSDKVSVTLGSIWDKIKNLFSRQGSKDPAEGGGAQPEETPGDSDKPEETQGKAEKDEPGAWEETFKTHSDSKPYGPTSVGLDFSLPGMEHVYGIPEHAENLRLKVTEGGEPYRLYNLDVFQYELYNPMALYGSVPVLLAHSPHRDLGIFWLNAAETWVDISSNTAGKTLFGKMLDYLQGSGETPQTDVRWMSESGIIDVFLLLGPSASDVFRQYASLTGTQALPPLFSLGYHQSRWNYRDEADVLEVDQGFDDHNLPCDVIWLDIEHADGKRYFTWDPSRFPQPLTMLEHLASKRRKLVTIVDPHIKVDSSYRVHEELQNQALYVKTRDGSDYEGWCWPGAAGYPDFTNPAMRAWWANMFSFDNYQGSAPNLYVWNDMNEPSVFNGPEVTMLKDAQHHGGWEHRDVHNIYGFYVHMATAEGLVLRSGGLERPFVLSRAFFAGSQRFGAVWTGDNTAEWDHLKISIPMCLSLGLVGLSFCGADVGGFFKNPEPELLVRWYQMGAYQPFFRAHAHLDTGRREPWLLPTQYHDIIRDALGQRYSLLPFWYTLFYQAHREGIPVMRPLWVHYPQDVTTFSIDDQFLLGDALLVHPVSDSGAHGVQVYLPGQGEVWYDIQSYQKHYGPQTLYLPVTLSSIPVFQRGGTIVPRWMRVRRSSDCMKDDPITLFVALSPQGTAQGELFLDDGHTFNYQTRHEFLLRRFSFSGNTLVSSSADPKGHFETPIWIERVVIIGAGKPAAVVLQTEGSPESRLSFQHDPETSVLILRKPGVSVASDWSIHLR from the exons ATGGCGACGGTAGCGGCAGTGGCGGCGCGTAGGAGGCG aTCTTGGACAGGCTTGGTGCTCACTTGTTTGGCGGTCTGTCTGGGAGTAACCCTTGCTGTGGACAGAAGCAACTTTAAGACCTGCGAAGAGAGTTCCTTCTGCAA GAGGCAACGAAGCATACGGCCAGGCCTCTCTCCATACCGAGCCTTGCTGGACTCTCTGCAGCTTGGTCCCGATGCCCTCACAGTCCATCTGCTCAACGAGGTCACCAAG GTGTTGCTGGTTCTGGAGCTCCAGGGGCTTCAAAAGAACATGACCCGGATCAGGATTGATGAACTGGAGCCCCGGCGGCCCCGATACCGGGTGCCAGATGTCTTGGTGGCTGATCCCCCCACAGCTCG GCTTTCTGTCTCTGGCCGTGACGAGAACAGTGTGGAGCTTACTGTGGCGGAGGGACCCTATAAGATCATCTTGACGGCGCGGCCGTTCCGCCTTGACCTGCTAGAGGACCGCAGCCTTCTGCTCAGTGTCAATGCCCGAGGACTCTTGGATTTTGAGCACCAGAGGGCCCCCAAGGTCCC TTTCTCGGATAAAGTTAGTGTCACGCTCGGTAGCATTTGGGATAAGATCAAGAACCTTTTCTCTAG GCAAGGATCAAAAGACCCAGCTGAGGGCGGTGGTGCCCAGCCCGAGGAGACACCTGGGGACAGTGACAAG CCTGAGGAGACCCaggggaaagcagagaaagatgagccaggagcctgggaggAGACATTCAAAACCCACTCCGACAGCAAGCCATATG gCCCCACGTCTGTGGGTTTGGACTTCTCTCTGCCAGGCATGGAGCATGTGTATGGGATCCCTGAGCATGCCGAAAACCTAAGGCTGAAGGTCACTGA gggtggggagccgTACCGCCTCTACAACTTGGACGTATTCCAGTACGAGCTCTACAACCCCATGGCCCTGTACGGGTCTGTGCCTGTGCTCCTGGCACACAGCCCTCATCGGGACTTGGGCATCTTCTGGCTCAATGCCGCAGAGACCTGGGTTGACATCTCTTCTAACACTGCAGGGAAG ACCCTCTTCGGGAAGATGCTAGACTACCTGCAGGGCTCTGGGGAGACCCCCCAGACGGACGTCCGCTGGATGTCGGAGAGTGGCATCATTGACGTCTTCCTGCTGCTTGGGCCCTCCGCATCGGACGTGTTCCGGCAGTACGCTAGTCTCACAG GGACACAGGCATTGCCCCCGCTCTTCTCCCTCGGCTACCACCAGAGCCGCTGGAACTACCGGGATGAGGCCGACGTGCTAGAAGTCGATCAGGGCTTCGATGATCACAACCTGCCCTGTGATGTCATTTGGCTGGACATCGAGCATGCTGACGGCAAGCGGTACTTCACCTGGGACCCTAGCCGTTTCCCCCAGCCCCTTACCATGCTCGAACACTTGGCCTCCAAGAGGCGGAAG CTGGTGACCATCGTGGACCCCCACATCAAGGTGGACTCCAGCTACCGTGTGCACGAAGAGCTGCAGAACCAGGCTCTATATGTTAAAACCCGGGACGGCTCCGACTACGAGGGCTGGTGCTGGCCAG GCGCAGCCGGTTACCCCGACTTCACCAATCCCGCGATGAGGGCCTGGTGGGCGAACATGTTCAGCTTTGACAATTACCAG GGCTCAGCTCCCAACCTCTACGTCTGGAACGACATGAACGAACCGTCTGTGTTCAATGGTCCTGAGGTTACCATGCTCAAGGATGCCCAACATCATGGGGGCTGGGAGCACCGAGACGTGCATAACATCTATGGCTTCTATGTG CACATGGCAACTGCGGAGGGGCTGGTGCTGCGCTCCGGGGGCCTAGAGCGCCCCTTTGTCCTGAGCAGGGCTTTCTTCGCCGGCTCCCAGCGTTTCG GAGCCGTGTGGACAGGGGACAACACTGCTGAATGGGACCATTTGAAGATCTCGATCCCTATGTGTCTCAGCTTGGGGCTGGTGGGACTTTCCTTCTGTGGAG cGGATGTGGGCGGTTTCTTCAAAAATCCAGAGCCGGAGCTCCTTGTGCGCTGGTACCAGATGGGTGCCTACCAGCCGTTCTTCCGGGCGCACGCACACTTGGACACTGGGCGGCGAGAGCCCTGGCTGTTACCGACTCAGTACCATGACATCATCCGAGACGCCTTGGGCCAGCGCTATTCCTTGCTGCCCTTCTGGTACACTCTCTTCTATCAGGCCCATCGCGAAGGCATTCCTGTCATGAG GCCCCTGTGGGTGCATTATCCCCAGGATGTGACCACCTTCAGTATAGATGACCAGTTCCTGCTTG GGGACGCGTTACTGGTTCACCCTGTATCAGACTCCGGGGCTCATGGCGTGCAGGTCTATTTGCCTGGCCAAGGGGAG GTGTGGTATGACATTCAGAGCTACCAGAAGCACTATGGCCCCCAGACCCTGTACCTGCCTGTCACTCTAAGCAGT ATCCCCGTGTTCCAGCGTGGAGGCACCATTGTCCCCCGATGGATGCGGGTGCGGCGCTCTTCCGACTGCATGAAGGATGACCCCATCACTCTTTTCGTTGCTCTCAGTCCCCAG GGTACCGCCCAAGGAGAGCTGTTCCTAGATGATGGGCACACTTTCAACTATCAGACCCGCCATGAGTTCCTGCTGCGGCGGTTCTCCTTCTCTGGCAACACCCTGGTCTCCAG CTCAGCAGACCCCAAGGGCCACTTTGAGACGCCCATCTGGATCGAGCGGGTGGTGATAATAGGGGCCGGAAAGCCAGCGGCCGTGGTACTCCAGACAGAAG gaTCTCCCGAAAGCCGCCTGTCCTTCCAGCATGACCCCGAGACCTCTGTGCTGATCCTGCGCAAGCCTGGCGTCAGCGTGGCATCTGACTGGAGCATTCACCTGCGATAA
- the GANAB gene encoding neutral alpha-glucosidase AB isoform X4, translating into MATVAAVAARRRRSWTGLVLTCLAVCLGVTLAVDRSNFKTCEESSFCKRQRSIRPGLSPYRALLDSLQLGPDALTVHLLNEVTKVLLVLELQGLQKNMTRIRIDELEPRRPRYRVPDVLVADPPTARLSVSGRDENSVELTVAEGPYKIILTARPFRLDLLEDRSLLLSVNARGLLDFEHQRAPKVPQGSKDPAEGGGAQPEETPGDSDKPEETQGKAEKDEPGAWEETFKTHSDSKPYGPTSVGLDFSLPGMEHVYGIPEHAENLRLKVTEGGEPYRLYNLDVFQYELYNPMALYGSVPVLLAHSPHRDLGIFWLNAAETWVDISSNTAGKTLFGKMLDYLQGSGETPQTDVRWMSESGIIDVFLLLGPSASDVFRQYASLTGTQALPPLFSLGYHQSRWNYRDEADVLEVDQGFDDHNLPCDVIWLDIEHADGKRYFTWDPSRFPQPLTMLEHLASKRRKLVTIVDPHIKVDSSYRVHEELQNQALYVKTRDGSDYEGWCWPGAAGYPDFTNPAMRAWWANMFSFDNYQGSAPNLYVWNDMNEPSVFNGPEVTMLKDAQHHGGWEHRDVHNIYGFYVHMATAEGLVLRSGGLERPFVLSRAFFAGSQRFGAVWTGDNTAEWDHLKISIPMCLSLGLVGLSFCGADVGGFFKNPEPELLVRWYQMGAYQPFFRAHAHLDTGRREPWLLPTQYHDIIRDALGQRYSLLPFWYTLFYQAHREGIPVMRPLWVHYPQDVTTFSIDDQFLLGDALLVHPVSDSGAHGVQVYLPGQGEVWYDIQSYQKHYGPQTLYLPVTLSSIPVFQRGGTIVPRWMRVRRSSDCMKDDPITLFVALSPQGTAQGELFLDDGHTFNYQTRHEFLLRRFSFSGNTLVSSSADPKGHFETPIWIERVVIIGAGKPAAVVLQTEGSPESRLSFQHDPETSVLILRKPGVSVASDWSIHLR; encoded by the exons ATGGCGACGGTAGCGGCAGTGGCGGCGCGTAGGAGGCG aTCTTGGACAGGCTTGGTGCTCACTTGTTTGGCGGTCTGTCTGGGAGTAACCCTTGCTGTGGACAGAAGCAACTTTAAGACCTGCGAAGAGAGTTCCTTCTGCAA GAGGCAACGAAGCATACGGCCAGGCCTCTCTCCATACCGAGCCTTGCTGGACTCTCTGCAGCTTGGTCCCGATGCCCTCACAGTCCATCTGCTCAACGAGGTCACCAAG GTGTTGCTGGTTCTGGAGCTCCAGGGGCTTCAAAAGAACATGACCCGGATCAGGATTGATGAACTGGAGCCCCGGCGGCCCCGATACCGGGTGCCAGATGTCTTGGTGGCTGATCCCCCCACAGCTCG GCTTTCTGTCTCTGGCCGTGACGAGAACAGTGTGGAGCTTACTGTGGCGGAGGGACCCTATAAGATCATCTTGACGGCGCGGCCGTTCCGCCTTGACCTGCTAGAGGACCGCAGCCTTCTGCTCAGTGTCAATGCCCGAGGACTCTTGGATTTTGAGCACCAGAGGGCCCCCAAGGTCCC GCAAGGATCAAAAGACCCAGCTGAGGGCGGTGGTGCCCAGCCCGAGGAGACACCTGGGGACAGTGACAAG CCTGAGGAGACCCaggggaaagcagagaaagatgagccaggagcctgggaggAGACATTCAAAACCCACTCCGACAGCAAGCCATATG gCCCCACGTCTGTGGGTTTGGACTTCTCTCTGCCAGGCATGGAGCATGTGTATGGGATCCCTGAGCATGCCGAAAACCTAAGGCTGAAGGTCACTGA gggtggggagccgTACCGCCTCTACAACTTGGACGTATTCCAGTACGAGCTCTACAACCCCATGGCCCTGTACGGGTCTGTGCCTGTGCTCCTGGCACACAGCCCTCATCGGGACTTGGGCATCTTCTGGCTCAATGCCGCAGAGACCTGGGTTGACATCTCTTCTAACACTGCAGGGAAG ACCCTCTTCGGGAAGATGCTAGACTACCTGCAGGGCTCTGGGGAGACCCCCCAGACGGACGTCCGCTGGATGTCGGAGAGTGGCATCATTGACGTCTTCCTGCTGCTTGGGCCCTCCGCATCGGACGTGTTCCGGCAGTACGCTAGTCTCACAG GGACACAGGCATTGCCCCCGCTCTTCTCCCTCGGCTACCACCAGAGCCGCTGGAACTACCGGGATGAGGCCGACGTGCTAGAAGTCGATCAGGGCTTCGATGATCACAACCTGCCCTGTGATGTCATTTGGCTGGACATCGAGCATGCTGACGGCAAGCGGTACTTCACCTGGGACCCTAGCCGTTTCCCCCAGCCCCTTACCATGCTCGAACACTTGGCCTCCAAGAGGCGGAAG CTGGTGACCATCGTGGACCCCCACATCAAGGTGGACTCCAGCTACCGTGTGCACGAAGAGCTGCAGAACCAGGCTCTATATGTTAAAACCCGGGACGGCTCCGACTACGAGGGCTGGTGCTGGCCAG GCGCAGCCGGTTACCCCGACTTCACCAATCCCGCGATGAGGGCCTGGTGGGCGAACATGTTCAGCTTTGACAATTACCAG GGCTCAGCTCCCAACCTCTACGTCTGGAACGACATGAACGAACCGTCTGTGTTCAATGGTCCTGAGGTTACCATGCTCAAGGATGCCCAACATCATGGGGGCTGGGAGCACCGAGACGTGCATAACATCTATGGCTTCTATGTG CACATGGCAACTGCGGAGGGGCTGGTGCTGCGCTCCGGGGGCCTAGAGCGCCCCTTTGTCCTGAGCAGGGCTTTCTTCGCCGGCTCCCAGCGTTTCG GAGCCGTGTGGACAGGGGACAACACTGCTGAATGGGACCATTTGAAGATCTCGATCCCTATGTGTCTCAGCTTGGGGCTGGTGGGACTTTCCTTCTGTGGAG cGGATGTGGGCGGTTTCTTCAAAAATCCAGAGCCGGAGCTCCTTGTGCGCTGGTACCAGATGGGTGCCTACCAGCCGTTCTTCCGGGCGCACGCACACTTGGACACTGGGCGGCGAGAGCCCTGGCTGTTACCGACTCAGTACCATGACATCATCCGAGACGCCTTGGGCCAGCGCTATTCCTTGCTGCCCTTCTGGTACACTCTCTTCTATCAGGCCCATCGCGAAGGCATTCCTGTCATGAG GCCCCTGTGGGTGCATTATCCCCAGGATGTGACCACCTTCAGTATAGATGACCAGTTCCTGCTTG GGGACGCGTTACTGGTTCACCCTGTATCAGACTCCGGGGCTCATGGCGTGCAGGTCTATTTGCCTGGCCAAGGGGAG GTGTGGTATGACATTCAGAGCTACCAGAAGCACTATGGCCCCCAGACCCTGTACCTGCCTGTCACTCTAAGCAGT ATCCCCGTGTTCCAGCGTGGAGGCACCATTGTCCCCCGATGGATGCGGGTGCGGCGCTCTTCCGACTGCATGAAGGATGACCCCATCACTCTTTTCGTTGCTCTCAGTCCCCAG GGTACCGCCCAAGGAGAGCTGTTCCTAGATGATGGGCACACTTTCAACTATCAGACCCGCCATGAGTTCCTGCTGCGGCGGTTCTCCTTCTCTGGCAACACCCTGGTCTCCAG CTCAGCAGACCCCAAGGGCCACTTTGAGACGCCCATCTGGATCGAGCGGGTGGTGATAATAGGGGCCGGAAAGCCAGCGGCCGTGGTACTCCAGACAGAAG gaTCTCCCGAAAGCCGCCTGTCCTTCCAGCATGACCCCGAGACCTCTGTGCTGATCCTGCGCAAGCCTGGCGTCAGCGTGGCATCTGACTGGAGCATTCACCTGCGATAA
- the GANAB gene encoding neutral alpha-glucosidase AB isoform X1 yields the protein MALTRERTGLLCFPVAHRSWTGLVLTCLAVCLGVTLAVDRSNFKTCEESSFCKRQRSIRPGLSPYRALLDSLQLGPDALTVHLLNEVTKVLLVLELQGLQKNMTRIRIDELEPRRPRYRVPDVLVADPPTARLSVSGRDENSVELTVAEGPYKIILTARPFRLDLLEDRSLLLSVNARGLLDFEHQRAPKVPFSDKVSVTLGSIWDKIKNLFSRQGSKDPAEGGGAQPEETPGDSDKPEETQGKAEKDEPGAWEETFKTHSDSKPYGPTSVGLDFSLPGMEHVYGIPEHAENLRLKVTEGGEPYRLYNLDVFQYELYNPMALYGSVPVLLAHSPHRDLGIFWLNAAETWVDISSNTAGKTLFGKMLDYLQGSGETPQTDVRWMSESGIIDVFLLLGPSASDVFRQYASLTGTQALPPLFSLGYHQSRWNYRDEADVLEVDQGFDDHNLPCDVIWLDIEHADGKRYFTWDPSRFPQPLTMLEHLASKRRKLVTIVDPHIKVDSSYRVHEELQNQALYVKTRDGSDYEGWCWPGAAGYPDFTNPAMRAWWANMFSFDNYQGSAPNLYVWNDMNEPSVFNGPEVTMLKDAQHHGGWEHRDVHNIYGFYVHMATAEGLVLRSGGLERPFVLSRAFFAGSQRFGAVWTGDNTAEWDHLKISIPMCLSLGLVGLSFCGADVGGFFKNPEPELLVRWYQMGAYQPFFRAHAHLDTGRREPWLLPTQYHDIIRDALGQRYSLLPFWYTLFYQAHREGIPVMRPLWVHYPQDVTTFSIDDQFLLGDALLVHPVSDSGAHGVQVYLPGQGEVWYDIQSYQKHYGPQTLYLPVTLSSIPVFQRGGTIVPRWMRVRRSSDCMKDDPITLFVALSPQGTAQGELFLDDGHTFNYQTRHEFLLRRFSFSGNTLVSSSADPKGHFETPIWIERVVIIGAGKPAAVVLQTEGSPESRLSFQHDPETSVLILRKPGVSVASDWSIHLR from the exons ATGGCCTTAACCCGGGAAAGGACtggtttgctttgtttccctgTTGCTCACAG aTCTTGGACAGGCTTGGTGCTCACTTGTTTGGCGGTCTGTCTGGGAGTAACCCTTGCTGTGGACAGAAGCAACTTTAAGACCTGCGAAGAGAGTTCCTTCTGCAA GAGGCAACGAAGCATACGGCCAGGCCTCTCTCCATACCGAGCCTTGCTGGACTCTCTGCAGCTTGGTCCCGATGCCCTCACAGTCCATCTGCTCAACGAGGTCACCAAG GTGTTGCTGGTTCTGGAGCTCCAGGGGCTTCAAAAGAACATGACCCGGATCAGGATTGATGAACTGGAGCCCCGGCGGCCCCGATACCGGGTGCCAGATGTCTTGGTGGCTGATCCCCCCACAGCTCG GCTTTCTGTCTCTGGCCGTGACGAGAACAGTGTGGAGCTTACTGTGGCGGAGGGACCCTATAAGATCATCTTGACGGCGCGGCCGTTCCGCCTTGACCTGCTAGAGGACCGCAGCCTTCTGCTCAGTGTCAATGCCCGAGGACTCTTGGATTTTGAGCACCAGAGGGCCCCCAAGGTCCC TTTCTCGGATAAAGTTAGTGTCACGCTCGGTAGCATTTGGGATAAGATCAAGAACCTTTTCTCTAG GCAAGGATCAAAAGACCCAGCTGAGGGCGGTGGTGCCCAGCCCGAGGAGACACCTGGGGACAGTGACAAG CCTGAGGAGACCCaggggaaagcagagaaagatgagccaggagcctgggaggAGACATTCAAAACCCACTCCGACAGCAAGCCATATG gCCCCACGTCTGTGGGTTTGGACTTCTCTCTGCCAGGCATGGAGCATGTGTATGGGATCCCTGAGCATGCCGAAAACCTAAGGCTGAAGGTCACTGA gggtggggagccgTACCGCCTCTACAACTTGGACGTATTCCAGTACGAGCTCTACAACCCCATGGCCCTGTACGGGTCTGTGCCTGTGCTCCTGGCACACAGCCCTCATCGGGACTTGGGCATCTTCTGGCTCAATGCCGCAGAGACCTGGGTTGACATCTCTTCTAACACTGCAGGGAAG ACCCTCTTCGGGAAGATGCTAGACTACCTGCAGGGCTCTGGGGAGACCCCCCAGACGGACGTCCGCTGGATGTCGGAGAGTGGCATCATTGACGTCTTCCTGCTGCTTGGGCCCTCCGCATCGGACGTGTTCCGGCAGTACGCTAGTCTCACAG GGACACAGGCATTGCCCCCGCTCTTCTCCCTCGGCTACCACCAGAGCCGCTGGAACTACCGGGATGAGGCCGACGTGCTAGAAGTCGATCAGGGCTTCGATGATCACAACCTGCCCTGTGATGTCATTTGGCTGGACATCGAGCATGCTGACGGCAAGCGGTACTTCACCTGGGACCCTAGCCGTTTCCCCCAGCCCCTTACCATGCTCGAACACTTGGCCTCCAAGAGGCGGAAG CTGGTGACCATCGTGGACCCCCACATCAAGGTGGACTCCAGCTACCGTGTGCACGAAGAGCTGCAGAACCAGGCTCTATATGTTAAAACCCGGGACGGCTCCGACTACGAGGGCTGGTGCTGGCCAG GCGCAGCCGGTTACCCCGACTTCACCAATCCCGCGATGAGGGCCTGGTGGGCGAACATGTTCAGCTTTGACAATTACCAG GGCTCAGCTCCCAACCTCTACGTCTGGAACGACATGAACGAACCGTCTGTGTTCAATGGTCCTGAGGTTACCATGCTCAAGGATGCCCAACATCATGGGGGCTGGGAGCACCGAGACGTGCATAACATCTATGGCTTCTATGTG CACATGGCAACTGCGGAGGGGCTGGTGCTGCGCTCCGGGGGCCTAGAGCGCCCCTTTGTCCTGAGCAGGGCTTTCTTCGCCGGCTCCCAGCGTTTCG GAGCCGTGTGGACAGGGGACAACACTGCTGAATGGGACCATTTGAAGATCTCGATCCCTATGTGTCTCAGCTTGGGGCTGGTGGGACTTTCCTTCTGTGGAG cGGATGTGGGCGGTTTCTTCAAAAATCCAGAGCCGGAGCTCCTTGTGCGCTGGTACCAGATGGGTGCCTACCAGCCGTTCTTCCGGGCGCACGCACACTTGGACACTGGGCGGCGAGAGCCCTGGCTGTTACCGACTCAGTACCATGACATCATCCGAGACGCCTTGGGCCAGCGCTATTCCTTGCTGCCCTTCTGGTACACTCTCTTCTATCAGGCCCATCGCGAAGGCATTCCTGTCATGAG GCCCCTGTGGGTGCATTATCCCCAGGATGTGACCACCTTCAGTATAGATGACCAGTTCCTGCTTG GGGACGCGTTACTGGTTCACCCTGTATCAGACTCCGGGGCTCATGGCGTGCAGGTCTATTTGCCTGGCCAAGGGGAG GTGTGGTATGACATTCAGAGCTACCAGAAGCACTATGGCCCCCAGACCCTGTACCTGCCTGTCACTCTAAGCAGT ATCCCCGTGTTCCAGCGTGGAGGCACCATTGTCCCCCGATGGATGCGGGTGCGGCGCTCTTCCGACTGCATGAAGGATGACCCCATCACTCTTTTCGTTGCTCTCAGTCCCCAG GGTACCGCCCAAGGAGAGCTGTTCCTAGATGATGGGCACACTTTCAACTATCAGACCCGCCATGAGTTCCTGCTGCGGCGGTTCTCCTTCTCTGGCAACACCCTGGTCTCCAG CTCAGCAGACCCCAAGGGCCACTTTGAGACGCCCATCTGGATCGAGCGGGTGGTGATAATAGGGGCCGGAAAGCCAGCGGCCGTGGTACTCCAGACAGAAG gaTCTCCCGAAAGCCGCCTGTCCTTCCAGCATGACCCCGAGACCTCTGTGCTGATCCTGCGCAAGCCTGGCGTCAGCGTGGCATCTGACTGGAGCATTCACCTGCGATAA